Within Candidatus Methanoperedens sp., the genomic segment AAGAAATTCTCATCCGCACATTATTATAAAACTCTCGGTGAAGGAATACTGGAAACAGCGAATGCTCCTGAGTTATCTTTCATCGCATCGGCATCAAAAAATGATATTCCGGTGTTTGTGCCCGCATTTGCTGATTCCTCTGTGGGGATGGGTACGAGCTACCTCCCGATAATAGCCTGCGCAAAATCAGGCTCGAAGGAACTTGATCCCCTGGATTTCATGGACCCAAGCCCCACGATGGATGTTCTGGAAAGCGCTGCAATCGTGTACCACAGCATGATGGAAGATATCCCGCGCGGTGTCCTTGAGGTAGGTGGAGGCGTGCCAAAGAACTTCCTCCAGCAGACAGCCCCCACGATTTCCCAGATTCTGGGTATGGAATGTCCGGGTGAGAATTATGTCATCCAGGTAACCGTGGACCGACCTGATGTCGGCGGTCTCTCAGGAGCCACGATAAATGAAGGCAAATCATGGGGCAAGATCCCGAAGGCCGGGGAAGGGAATGTAATACCTTACATTGACGCAACTGTTGGTGTGCCAATAATTTTCGCTTATGCCCTTGAGAACTGCAAACCCAGGAAGCCTAAGAGAATAAGCAGGAAACTGCCTGAAATCAGGCAGGAACTTGTTGAAGCTGCGATGGAGAACGTGAAAAAGTAATGCTGGGAGGATTACTCCTCTTCGCGGGTTATCCAGTAAAGCGCTTTAAACCGCTCCGCAAAACCGTAGATATTCTTTGCCATTACAGCCCTGCCGTATTCGATCAATTCTCCTCCGCGGTCAAGGATATAAGTATTCTCGCCTAGTTTTGTCACTTTAAATATCTCGCCCTTATCTTCCGTTCCAACATGTAGAACGTCTCCGATCTTCAAACCTCTGAGATCCGGTCTTTTCGTTGTTTTCTCCACCATACTATCACTATTCCTGTCTGCGTGTGTTCATTAATATTAAATCTTACCTGATCGTACAGCCAATCCCTCTTAGAATACCCTCAACACTTCCCTGGACAACCGAAGCATCATGATCCCCAAATATTGTGACCCTATATGTAACACTTTTTGTATTCTGTTTATTATAAATATCCACGATCTCAACCGAGACCACACCATCTGACCTGCAGACAACGTGTTTTATAATATCCGGGTCTGAATCCTGTGGAATAAAAACTGAGATGTCACGTGTCACATTTCTCAGATTGGATGCTTTCCAGGTGAGAAGTTCCTGTTCGTTCAAGAGTCTCACATTCTCGATCAAAAGCTCGGTGGTCTTCCCGGCCCTCTCTAAAAAAACCGTTCTTGGTGTTACTTTTTTTACAATACCGAAATGTATCACGCCAGAGTAAATGTGCCTTAGCGCGCGCGCGTGACCTATAGAGCGGACGAGTTCTTCATGCTCCGCTATCTTGGAGCCGATGAGTTTTTCTGAGCCCCGTAGGGCCGATTCGGTATCCCCGAAATGGACTGCGGCTTTTTTCATGAGAGCCACAAATCCTTCGATATCCCCATTTCTTACGATCTCAGCCATCTGGTTGCACTGATTTATATAGGCCTTATGAACCTTCGCCACCTCTGGATTCATCTGGATCATGGCGTAAAGATACGGGTTCTGGGCCAGTATCCTTCCCACAAGGTCAAGCATTATATCATACATCGGGCTCATGAACCGCCTGGATTTTGCCACATCGAACTCCAGCTCCCTGAAAACCGAGCCTATTGAGATATATGCAAAATGTGTGAGCCCCTGCACCACAGCCATCGTCCTGTCGTGCTGCGCCGAATCCATTATCTCGATATGCGCACCATTATCCTCGTACAGGCTCCTTATGACCGGGAACCACCTGGAACTTCTCCCTTCAACAGGAGTAAAAATGACTATCTGTCCCCTGATATCAGGTATTGAAGGCCCGAACATGGGATGCGTTCCAAGTATCTCAATATCCACAGGCGCGTATTTTAGCATTGCTTCAACAGGACCTTTCTTAATTGATGTTATGTCCATAAGCAGGCTACCAGCAGACATTTTCGGAGCTATTTCACTTATGGTTTTTCCGGTTATATTTATCGGGACCGAGATCATCACTATATCGCTTGTTTTTATCTCACTGTCAATATCCTCGGCAAACCGAACACCCAAAGCCTCAGCTATATCTTTTCTCTTATTGATCCCCCATATCACGACTTCAAAACCATGCTTGCTATAAAATTTAACGAACCACCGTCCCGTTTCGCCCGTACCGCCAATGATCAATATTTTCATGCCAGTCTCTCCCTTACTGCTTTTTCCATGACATCAACTGGCGGTGTCTTCCCTGTCCATATCCTGAATGCTTCTGCACCCTGGTATACGAGCATCATTACCCCGTCGATAGTTCTTGCACCCGCTTTCCTGGCTTCCTGGAGCAGTTTCGTGCTCATCGGATTGTAGACGATATCGAAAACCACCAGGCTGCTATGCATCATTTCCGAAGTTACCATGGTCTCCTCAATTTTCGGAAGCATGCCAACAGCGGTGGAGTTTATGAGAATATCACAGTTTGAAATCCGTTCCTTCAGATCATCAATACCACAACCCCTGGCTTTTCCAACATTTCTTACATCTTTCGCAAGAGCTTCCGCCCTCTCGACTGTCCTGTTGGCGATCGTGACACTGGCGCCATCCTTTGCCAGCTGGAACGCAATTGCACGCGCAGCGCCCCCCGCGCCAAGGAGAAGTACATTTTTCCCTTTGACCTTGATGCCGTTGCTTTCAAGAGCCATTTTGGCACCGATGCCGTCAGTGTTATATCCCTGGATCCCATTTTTGAAATCCACCGTGTTCACGGCGCCTATCTGCTTTGCGAGATCTGATGGTTTTACTATTTCCAGGGCTTTTTCCTTCAGTGGAATGGTCAGGTTCAACCCGCCAAACCCAAGAGCGCATGCTCCGTGTATCGCATCTCGGAGGGCTTCAGGACTCACCCTGAATGCATGGTATTCGCACTCCAATCCCAGGGCTTTAAAGGCAGCATTATGCATGACCGGGGAAAGGCTGTGTGATACAGGGTCACCAAGGACACCGAACAATATCATGCTATCTTAATTACTGGTGAAGGTTAAAAAAGTATTCTGACAGGTTATCATAATGCGGTGGTTCTTTATGGACTTCCTTGATGTACCTGAACTCAAATATTTCCTGTTCAGGTAATCTTCTTGAAATATATTTTAAGCTATGAAGCACGGGCACGAAAGCCATAGTTGAGGCGACAAACTCGCACGACAATGCAGCGCAGTATTTGGGCGAGACACAGTAAGCATCAAGAACAAAATCCGCATCAACGATACCTGTGAGTTTCGATACTATCCCTGCCGCCTTCATGGGATCTTTCCGGATAAAATTACTCGCCTTTTCATGCAGCTTCAGGAATCCCAATATCAAATCTGGATCCTGCATCAATTCCCTTCTGATTACTATCCCATAGCTTGGGTTATTGGGCCAGAGAACGTACGGTGCAATGATTATCTTAGCCCCGCACGCACGCGCTGCTGCCACAGCAAGTGATGGCGTCCCGACAGCGGCATCTATCTCCCTATCCGCCAGCGCCTCCAGCACAAAGTCCGTCCAAGCGAAATTCTTCACCCCAATGTCAAGTTTCGCTTCCTCCAGAGCATTTCGGATAATGACGTCGTGAATTGAGCCTCTGGGGGGGGAGCCGATGATTTTTCCCTTAAACTGCGAGAGTGCAGAATTGAAATCCTTCAGGTCATCAAAAATCCTGTATTCCTTTTGGGCTATCAACACCGTGCCTTCGACATGTCCCCCTGCCACGCATGTTATCGGCACGCCTCGGTCAATGCCTATGATTGCGGGAGGGAGACCGATGTATCCTATATCTATTTCTTTGTTCTCAAAAGCCTTCACGATATCAGGACCTGAGGCAAAGAGTTTCCAGTTCGCCCGGATGCCAGCTTTATCGAGCCAGTCCGTGCCCATCAGGATAAAAGAGGTGTGATAGACGGTTGAGAGATGGCCGATGTTGATGGGCTTTAAGTTATCGTGATTGCCATTATCATTTTTCTTCATACTTCTTGTACATCTTCTTCAAATCCAGAAGGCCCTCATAAACCCCAATTTTTTTGCTTATCCTCTCAAGATACTCCATTTTAAGAGAATTATACTGTCTTATGTAAATACCAAGAGCATCCTTGATATCCTGTTCCCTTGAAAAAAGTAACTTGTTTGCAATTGTATCCTCTGGAGAGGCTATGTAAATCACAGTATCATCGAGCCTTACTTTCTTTTTATTTCTGAGCACTCTTTCATCCAACTCGCTGTAAACTCCCTTAATGTCCAGTCTGAGCATTGTTTCTTTATCTTCAATTGTGCTGTGAGATTTTTCCAGAAGCGCAGCTCGCATATCATTTTCAGATGCGTAGAACCCATTTTCTTGCAGGAACTTCATTAGGACAGGTATATCTTTATCTGAAAACTGAATAACATAATCAATATCCATTGTAGTCCTAGGATTGCCATAGAACAGGACTGCTATCCCTCCTACGATGACGTATTCTATGCTATTCTCGTCCAGGAAATTACACACCAGATTTAAAATGTCTTCAATTTTCCTCATGCTGGGCCTTCTTTACTCGCAAGGCGAAATCGATCAGGTCCATCCCCTGACGAAGGGTTGCAAGACCAGAGAATTTCCTTGCCCTGAATGCATCGCGTACCAGTTCTTTTTCTGTGGTTTCCCTGACTTTTTTCCTGAGTTCTTCTAAATCCATCATTTATAATATCAATAATTCTTTTATTATTCTAATAGCTTGCTCAGGTTCAGAGGTCACTATTGGCCAAAAGTGACCGACAGACTTTAGCATCGATATAATAAACTCTTATATCCCCCCTCCAACAATCCATATCCCCCATGATACCGATAGAAAAATCCTCAGGCATAGGCGGCATGCTCACGGCATTCAGGAAACTTGTACGGGGCAGGGAAAAGATAACCTTCATAGGCTGCCCGGGCTGGTGCAACCCTTTCGCTGAGCTGCTTGGTTATGTCCTGCGCGATGCAGGGAAAGAAATGGTCTTTATTCCGAACCTGAGGAAAGGTATGGCTGTAAAGGTAATAATGACAGATTACGGCATGCAGCTCGGAGAGAAAGCCGATCCTTCCTCTGACACGGTGGTACTTCTTGGAGGCCTTGCGATGCCCAAGATGGAAGTTGATGTTAATGATCTCAAGACACTGATCAATGAGGTCACGGATGGGCATTCCGGAAAGCAGATACTTGGGGTCTGCATCGGCGGGGTTTTCCAGAAAGCAGGATGGGATAAGCTGGTCGATTTTGATTACCTGATGGACGCAGATATGGAAGTCACGACATACGCGTTCAAATGAGTCCAGAAGTAAACAATATATTGTCAAAGAATAAAGCTGTAAGTGATAAAATGGAATGGGAAACCGATGCGGCCAGAGAGCTTGAGAAAGTACCCGAGCATGTACGAAAAATGGCAAAAATGGGTATCGAAGCATCTGTAGAAAAGAAGGGAAAAAACATTGTAACCCTGGGCGATGTTAAAGAAGCTGCGGAGCGTTTTGGCGCTTTAATGGAAAAGGATGAAAAGGCAAAGAAGATTGCTGTGGTCAGGTGTGATATCGTAAGTGAGACCTGCCCCGGCGTGGCATGCTTCAAGGCTTTCAATAAAAGGAAAGTTCATTTCAGCGGGTACGGCGAAGCTGAGATCATTGGATTTTTCACATGCGGAGGATGCCCTGGCAGGCGGGTCTTCAGGCTTGTGGACAGTCTTCAGAAGCACGGCGTGGATGCGATTCACATAAGTTCATGCATGTTGATGGAAGGCGGTTATCCAAAATGCCCCCATATAGACGAGATAAAGCAGATGATACTTAAAAAAGGAGTGAAGGTCGTCGAGGGGACGCATCATTGAGAGGCTTTATGTCTGGAAAAAGACAGTAATGGAGCTATTAGAAAGCTTTATTAATGTTCGTTAATATACGAATGAATGGAGAAATTATGACCATAACAAAAGATACAACAATAGAGGATGTAGTCAGCCAGTATCCTGAGACCATGATGGTATTTATGAGGCACGGCCTCCATTGCGTGGGATGCCACGTATCCGCGTTCGAGAGCATAGAAGATGGTGCATCGGCGCACGGGATAAACGTGGATGCGCTGGTGGAAGACCTGAATAAGGTCATATCGGCGAGAAAGAAATAATCTTTTGGCATAAGCTACGTGTGGAATTCTGATGAATTATCTGCGGGATTAAAAATTTTTTGAGTTGCTGCCGGGGAGGTTATGCTACTACCCTTGTACCTGTTTTGCCCGCGAGAGCAGGCAGCGCCTTATCCAGGCTTGAGATAATGGCAGTCTTCCCTCCGGATCTGACGAACCAGAGCGCTGCAAGTACCTTTGGTTCCATGCTGCCTTTTCCGAAATGTCCTTCCTCAATATATTTTTCAGCCTCTGAAACAGATATTTTATCAAGGTCTATCTGATCCTCTTTTCCAAAATTCAGGGCCGCTTTCTCAACATCGGTTAGTATGAGAAGGATCTCTGCCCCAACCGCGGTCGCTATCAGGCTGCCCGTAAGATCTTTGTCAATGACCGCTTCGACGCCAGAAAGCAAATTGTTTTTTCTAATGACAGGGATCCCGCCTCCTCCTCCGGCTATAACTACGACACCTTCCTCAACCAGTTTTTTTATAATTTCTTCCTCAACTATCTGTCTGGGCAGTGGTGAAGCCACGACCCGCCTGTAACCTTTTTTATCCTTTATCATTTTCATGCCTTTCTCCATCATCTTCCTTGCTCTGAATTCGGGATAATAAAGGCCGATCGGCTTGGTGGGAACCGAGCAACATGACTCATCCACAATCACCTGCGTGAGGATCGTCACGACCTTTTTCTCTATTCCCTCCTCTTTCAGCCGGTTATCAAGGGATTGCTGAAGCAAATATCCAAGCATCCCCTGCGTCTGGGCCCCGCAAAGATCAAGGGGTTGCGGATGAACAAGACCGCACTCTTCCTGCATCGCAAGGATATTCCCTATCTGAGGGCCATTGCCATGGGTCACAACCACATCAAAATCATTTTGGATGATCTGCGCGATCTCCCTGCAGGCTTCATCGATCATTCGCTGCTGCTCAACCGGACTTCCCTTTTCGGGATTCAATATCGCGTTACCACCAATTGCAATCACTATTCTGGTCATTTTCCCCTGAATGTTCAATGACTTACATGGCTTTAACATATTATAATTTCGGGTACTGTTAAGTTAATGAGTATGTAAAATACTATCTAAAGTTCTCAAAAATATAAAAATTTTTTTTAATTTACTTCAAAACCAAAATCACCTAATTCTCTATCTTTTTGCCTCTCTGTTTTATACTTTGATTGAATTTCTTCAATAGCAGTCTCCTTCATACCATCAAGTTCTTCTTCCAATTGATTTTTTATCCATTTTTCTTCAAATATCTGTGCCAGTTTATCTGCTCTATAGCTTTTAGCTTTTATGCGATATTGATTGGGTTCTATAGTTGTTTTTTCTAAGAAATCAATTCTTAAACCCAAACTTAAAATTGATTTTGCTTCATTTTTTATCACTCCATCATCCAGATAGAAAAGCTCTTTTGATAAATTTTCTATCAATTCATCTTCGCTCACAGTGAGTCCGGTTTCCTCAATTCTTGCAGCGAATATAAGAGAATCAAGTTTAGAAACTGGATGACTTTGTGGGAAAAAATTAAACATCTTTCTATTTGATAAAACACGATTCTTCATTCTTTTATTGAGTTCATGGTCTCGGTGTATCATACTATTTTTTATAGTGGGTGGAATTATTTTTGGTGGGAAGGCTATAGAAATACCTTCTAATCCTGTAATAGGAGCATGCCAAACAACAATTCCGCCACCTTTATCAATTGTTTTTCTTAAAATGTTTGGCGCATCTATAGAAGGTACTGCGATTACATATTCGAAATATACCATTTCATTTATAGGTATCTTGAGATATTTGGTTTTTATGTAATCCGTGTATTGAGTTATTGTAATAATTCTATCCTTATACTCATTTATTATCTTATCAGGATTTTTTGAAATACTTCCTTTTGCTTCTCCGAAAATTGCAATTCTTACTCTTTCTGTCGATTTATAAAGAAGAAAATCTACGTTTGGAATACTAAGTTCAGCCAAAGGGCTGGCTCGAATAAACCGATAATCAATACTTCTTAATGTTCCCTTCTCAGTAAACGGAGCAACACAAACATTTATCATCACTCTATGTTTTCGGTCAATTTCTATGGCATTTTTTTTAGCTTTCTCGAGAAAATCTCTTTTAGAGTTGAAATTTTGTTCCACTTGGTATAATAGGTGTTTCTTTTCTTCTCTATATGCTTCTATTAGACTTGGAGAGTGTAGGAACTTGATAAATTCCTCGTCGTCCAAAAATTATCTCTCCTATTGTCTTTCATCGATTGTAGAGAGTTCTGCTTGTTCATCAATAGATTCTGCTATTCCTCGATAGAAACCCAAAAGTGACTCAAAAGTCATTCGATATTTAGGTACAATAAGGATTTCAGACTCGCTTGCGCTAATATCAAACACTGAACCTTTAATTTCATCAATTACTGTGGAAGTAAAACTCAATGACCCGATTTCAATATTTTTATCAATAAATGAAAAATCTTTAAGCTCCTTTGCTAAACTCTCTACAGTATAAGCGTCAATTTCTCGTTTATGGAGTTTAATTACTCCGACATCGACTGATGCAGATTTTAGATTTGATTCTCCAGAAGCGATGTTAAAGTTCAACGATTTAGAGATGTTTCTCATTTTTAAAATTGGGTCTTTTATTTCATCTAAGTAATTGAAGAATAATGAAAGCGCGGGGGATGATGGTTCTTGTGCTGAGAATAGACCCTCATTTGTAAGATGAAGTTTCAAATTTTCATTCACTTGGATATAAATGGAAGTGGGTAAAACCCCATATAATTCTTCAATTTCCAACATTGTTTGCGTACCGTCATCACCTGTATAGTTGAATCGTCTTTCATAATTAGGCCTAATTCTGCTTGGTGTATCATCCAATAACTTTCTCTTACTAGTGAATCTATACACAAAACTTCCATTATTCTGTTCAATTGTTTCTTTCCAAAAACGTCTAAAAAAGTCTGGTTTTATCCACATAGGAGTGGTGCCTCTTGACTTTTTTATTTTATTTTCTACAGATTTTTTATATCTCTCGTTATTTGCTGTTGTGAATAATAATAATAAACCCGGACTATATTCCAAAGCATAGTATATTTCTTCAATTTCATCAGAAGATTCTACCTCTGGTGTAACTTTAAAAATTGCGCCTAATTGCGTAATCTCATCTATTTTAAACAAGGTGGTTTGCCATGAATTATCCGAAACAAGAATGCAATAAATTTTAAGCCAATTCTTTCTTTCCTCTTCAAATATTTCATCGGAGTGTTCCATGAGATAATCTAAAAACTCACCCACTGAATATTCTTTTTCAGGAATTTTCATTTTATTATCATTACTTCTTTTTTGTATATATAATATACTGCATAAACTTTATTTAACTCAGTGTTGGTTTTTAATGTTTTGTTCATCTTTGGGGTATACCAAATTGAGGAAGCCAAATACCTAACAAAATTAGATGGTTTGGAGGTTTAATGTTTTAAATCCGAGGTTATTTTACCCCTACTCCTTAATCTAACATATTATAATTTCGTTACCTCTATATACTGTGAGATTAATTTCAACTGGGTACCTGAAATGAAGACATGCATAATGTGCGGCGGCGAGGGAACAAGACTTCGGCCTCTTACTTTTGACAGACCAAAACCAATGATCCCGCTTTTGAACAAGCCATCGGTCGTGCATCTGGTGGAACACCTTGCCAAGGAAGGTTTCAACGACATTGTGCTCACCCTGGGTTATCTCGGCGGGGAAATAGAAAATGCGCTGGGCGACGGGAGTATGTACGGTGTTCATATCGAATATGTACATGAAATAGAAAAACTGGGAACCGCAGGCGGTGTAAAGAATGCAGAGGAACTCTTCGAGGGCGAGCCTTTCATGGTGGTCGGGGGAGACCATGTCATGAACCTTGGATTGCGGGAGTTCGTGCGCTTCCATGAGGAGAACGATGCCATCGTGACGATCGGTTTAATCCCCATAGACGACCCGCGCGAATACGGCATCGCGGATATGGATGTCAATAACAGGATCAACCGGTTCTTTGAAAAACCCGGGCCAGGTGAAATTTTCAGCAACCTTGCAAGCACAGGCATATACGTCTGCGATCCCGAGATCCTTGATCTGATACCCGGGAAGAAATACGATTTTGCAAAAGACCTTTTCCCTGATATCATGAAAAAAGGCGAGATAATCAACGGTTTCCTTGTGCATGGGAGGTGGACTGATATCGGGAACCCGCAGGCTTACAGGGAAGCATGCAGGTGGATGCTTGAGCAGATGCCCGGGACAAAGATATCCGGGCGATTTAATATCAAGGACGCAAAAGTGACTGGGCCGATAGACATCGCCCATGATGTTTCGCTGGGCTCGAATTCCTCCATTGTCGGGCCGATAGTGATAGGAGAGAACACCTCCATAGGGGATAATGTATTGATAGGCCCTTATACGTCCATCGGGTCAAACTGTAAAATCGGCAATAACTCAAGGATACTTTCATCGTATATCTATGATAATGTGGAAATCGGCGAAAACACAGCTGTTTCCAGTGCGACCATCGATAATGCCACCAAGATAAAGGATTCCTGTATACTTGAAACCGGTACTGTCATCGGTCCGCGGGTAATAATCGGGAATGATGTCACGGTTAACTCGCAGGTGAGGATATGGCCGGAAGTAAGAGTAAAGAATGGAACCAGGGTCACGGAGAACCTTGGAAATGAGGACTTCGGGAACGAGATAAAAGGCTCCTAATCTTCAAGTATTTCTACTGAACCGTCTTTTTTCCCGACATAGACAATATCGATTTTTGTGAATATCCCGTGCTCCACGATGCCGGAACATTGCGAAAGCTTCTCGCTCAGGGTAAGCGGGTCCTCTATCGTTCCAAAATCAGCGTCAAGGATGAAATTCCCATTATCAGAAATGACAGGCCCATCTTTATTGACTCCCATGCGTACCACTGCTTTTCCTCCAAGCTCTGACACCTGTTTAATAACTAATTTTCGCGCGAAGGGCAGTACCTCTAGGGGAACAGGATGGCTGAGAACATCTGCGATCTTGGATTCATCCACAACTATTGCGAATTTCTTTGAAGATAGAGCCACGATCTTTTCCCGCGTATGCGCCGCACCGCCGCCTTTGATCGCGGTGAAGCGGGCTATCTGGTCCGCGCCGTCGATGTCGATATCGAGAACAGGATGCTCATCCAGCGTGGTGAGCGGGATTCCGCTCTCGGCCGCCAGGAATGCGGACTGGTATGAAGTGGGAACGCCAAGTATTTTCAGGCCGTCAGCAACGCGCCGCCCGAGTTCTTTGATGGCGTATGCCGTGGTGGAGCCGGTGCCAAGTCCAACCACCATGTTGTTTTTTACGAGCTGGGCTGCTTTTTCTCCTGCGACCTGTTTGGGATTGATTTGAGTAGAGTTTTTCATCAGACCATTCTTTGCCTTTTAATTTATAAATTTTTAAAACTTAGCTTTATTTATGTTTGGATTTCCGTAGTGAGAATCCTTTAGACATAGCATAATTGATTGGTTTATTTTTATCTTTAGTTGTAAGCGTCTCTATATAATGGCTTTTGATGGCTTAAAGTTTAAAAAAGGATAGATTTTCATTACTTCATTGAAAGATGAATAGACGAGGAAATTTCGAATATACTTTCCCTTGCAAAATGAATTATTAATGCTGCTTCAGAGATGTATAGTAAAATTTTAACTGTAAAGGGCAAATTCGGAAACAATAGCTCAGTAAATTTAATCGTAAACCAAATGATTAAAATTGTTAGAAAAAAGAGGAAGGTATGCTTAACTAAATTAATTGTATAAGGATATGTTTTAACCCAAATATCATGGTGAATAGATGGTACTTCAGGTTTTTTTATTTTATTAGCCATTAATTCACCATTAATTTATTAAGATTATTTTGATAATCCAGATAATTCTAAAATATTTTTTAAAATCTGTAATTTATCAAGAACTTCTTTATTTTTATTAGCCGTTTCGTACAATTCATTTATTAGATTAGTTATTATTTTATCAGGCTCATCAAAAATATGAATTGGTAGATTTTTATCATTAAGATGCCAAGTTTGTTCTGGGGATTCATCAGATTCACTAGACCACATACGAACCTCATCTTGATACAGAATATATGTATAATTAACACCGTTAAATGGATTGGAAGATGAGCCTATTTGCAAAGACGTTTCCCATTTTTTTAGAATTTCTGATATTTTTTTAAGTACATCAGTATAAACGTCTCGTAATTTATCAGAAGTCACAATTTTATCATTATCATGACCAAGCGAATATAATTTTAATGAGTTCTCAGTCACTTCAGAAAGATTAAGACCTAACTTTTTCGCTTTTTCAATTACTTCTGAATTAATTGAAAGTGTTAATTTCTTTTTTTCGGATTCCATACGTATCATTATTTCATTATTTGCACGTATGTTTAAATAGTTTTCTGTACATACGTATGTTTTTATTATTATTAGTACGTATAAATTAATATTTCAGAAATGGCTAAAATGCATAAGTTTGTTTGAAACCGAAAATATAATATCAACTTCAGTATATTGTTATCCTAAATAACTACCAACAAGAATAGAAACGGTCAAAACAAACGTCCATTTGTTTGTACTTTTTTCTTTAAAGGGACAGAAACAAGCTTTTTGATATACCCCTTTTTATCGCTGAAAATTTCTTATTTCTCTTTTTTTCTTTAATTTAAGATAATTGACCGTTGATATCGGGAGATTGCTTTTTATGAGAATATTAATCATGTATTAATATCCGTATTCATGCGAACGAGAGATAAAATTATCCCACTCTTTTCTCTTCGGAAAATTTGAATTCAAAGGAGGAAGTTCGCCATGAGTTTTAAAATATTTCACAATAGCTTCTCCCTCAAATTGTTCTATTTCTTTTGTTTTATAATATGAATATTCCAAGTCCTTTGATTCAATTTTTATATTCACTTTTCTTAACAGATAAATCATATTACTCGCGGGGTGACCACCCATGTTTTTTAAAGCCCCTCCGGCTTCGAACCCCTTTAGAAACCTTTTACGTCCTTTTTCCATATCGCCATTTTTACCAATATAAAGTACACCTTCCGAATCTTCCTTTAACCAT encodes:
- a CDS encoding deoxyhypusine synthase family protein translates to MKHNYWDGKPISPIPLAGNMTVTELVDDVFDAMGYNAKRLAEACHLFKTMIDNNSTVCLTLAGAMSPVGMGGGIIKMIERGFIDWIVTTGANTYHDMHFAYKLPVHQGDYTADDNELADNDVVRIYDVYIDMQRTLIAQDKIVQALTQKAIEKNKFPKKFSSAHYYKTLGEGILETANAPELSFIASASKNDIPVFVPAFADSSVGMGTSYLPIIACAKSGSKELDPLDFMDPSPTMDVLESAAIVYHSMMEDIPRGVLEVGGGVPKNFLQQTAPTISQILGMECPGENYVIQVTVDRPDVGGLSGATINEGKSWGKIPKAGEGNVIPYIDATVGVPIIFAYALENCKPRKPKRISRKLPEIRQELVEAAMENVKK
- a CDS encoding prephenate dehydrogenase, which codes for MKILIIGGTGETGRWFVKFYSKHGFEVVIWGINKRKDIAEALGVRFAEDIDSEIKTSDIVMISVPINITGKTISEIAPKMSAGSLLMDITSIKKGPVEAMLKYAPVDIEILGTHPMFGPSIPDIRGQIVIFTPVEGRSSRWFPVIRSLYEDNGAHIEIMDSAQHDRTMAVVQGLTHFAYISIGSVFRELEFDVAKSRRFMSPMYDIMLDLVGRILAQNPYLYAMIQMNPEVAKVHKAYINQCNQMAEIVRNGDIEGFVALMKKAAVHFGDTESALRGSEKLIGSKIAEHEELVRSIGHARALRHIYSGVIHFGIVKKVTPRTVFLERAGKTTELLIENVRLLNEQELLTWKASNLRNVTRDISVFIPQDSDPDIIKHVVCRSDGVVSVEIVDIYNKQNTKSVTYRVTIFGDHDASVVQGSVEGILRGIGCTIR
- the aroE gene encoding shikimate dehydrogenase; protein product: MILFGVLGDPVSHSLSPVMHNAAFKALGLECEYHAFRVSPEALRDAIHGACALGFGGLNLTIPLKEKALEIVKPSDLAKQIGAVNTVDFKNGIQGYNTDGIGAKMALESNGIKVKGKNVLLLGAGGAARAIAFQLAKDGASVTIANRTVERAEALAKDVRNVGKARGCGIDDLKERISNCDILINSTAVGMLPKIEETMVTSEMMHSSLVVFDIVYNPMSTKLLQEARKAGARTIDGVMMLVYQGAEAFRIWTGKTPPVDVMEKAVRERLA
- a CDS encoding ABC transporter substrate-binding protein, producing the protein MKKNDNGNHDNLKPINIGHLSTVYHTSFILMGTDWLDKAGIRANWKLFASGPDIVKAFENKEIDIGYIGLPPAIIGIDRGVPITCVAGGHVEGTVLIAQKEYRIFDDLKDFNSALSQFKGKIIGSPPRGSIHDVIIRNALEEAKLDIGVKNFAWTDFVLEALADREIDAAVGTPSLAVAAARACGAKIIIAPYVLWPNNPSYGIVIRRELMQDPDLILGFLKLHEKASNFIRKDPMKAAGIVSKLTGIVDADFVLDAYCVSPKYCAALSCEFVASTMAFVPVLHSLKYISRRLPEQEIFEFRYIKEVHKEPPHYDNLSEYFFNLHQ
- a CDS encoding nucleotidyltransferase; amino-acid sequence: MRKIEDILNLVCNFLDENSIEYVIVGGIAVLFYGNPRTTMDIDYVIQFSDKDIPVLMKFLQENGFYASENDMRAALLEKSHSTIEDKETMLRLDIKGVYSELDERVLRNKKKVRLDDTVIYIASPEDTIANKLLFSREQDIKDALGIYIRQYNSLKMEYLERISKKIGVYEGLLDLKKMYKKYEEK
- a CDS encoding DUF2124 domain-containing protein, which codes for MIPIEKSSGIGGMLTAFRKLVRGREKITFIGCPGWCNPFAELLGYVLRDAGKEMVFIPNLRKGMAVKVIMTDYGMQLGEKADPSSDTVVLLGGLAMPKMEVDVNDLKTLINEVTDGHSGKQILGVCIGGVFQKAGWDKLVDFDYLMDADMEVTTYAFK
- a CDS encoding CGGC domain-containing protein yields the protein MEKDEKAKKIAVVRCDIVSETCPGVACFKAFNKRKVHFSGYGEAEIIGFFTCGGCPGRRVFRLVDSLQKHGVDAIHISSCMLMEGGYPKCPHIDEIKQMILKKGVKVVEGTHH
- a CDS encoding DUF1858 domain-containing protein; the encoded protein is MTITKDTTIEDVVSQYPETMMVFMRHGLHCVGCHVSAFESIEDGASAHGINVDALVEDLNKVISARKK
- the arcC gene encoding carbamate kinase, producing MTRIVIAIGGNAILNPEKGSPVEQQRMIDEACREIAQIIQNDFDVVVTHGNGPQIGNILAMQEECGLVHPQPLDLCGAQTQGMLGYLLQQSLDNRLKEEGIEKKVVTILTQVIVDESCCSVPTKPIGLYYPEFRARKMMEKGMKMIKDKKGYRRVVASPLPRQIVEEEIIKKLVEEGVVVIAGGGGGIPVIRKNNLLSGVEAVIDKDLTGSLIATAVGAEILLILTDVEKAALNFGKEDQIDLDKISVSEAEKYIEEGHFGKGSMEPKVLAALWFVRSGGKTAIISSLDKALPALAGKTGTRVVA